A stretch of the Candidatus Methylomirabilota bacterium genome encodes the following:
- a CDS encoding NADH-quinone oxidoreductase subunit M, producing MTSYVLSLVTFVPTLGAALIFLLPRRSDALVKITALVTTLVTFALSVPLYARFDPTAADYQFVEQAPWMPTLGVSYHLGVDGISLLLVLLTTFLMPLTLLASWDSIERRWKEFSITMLLLETGMLGVFLALDLFLFYVFWEAMLIPMYLIIGIWGGPNRVYAAIKFILYTLTGSLLMLVAILALYFLHGTATGIYTFDLPVIARFVLPAGRVQDLLFLAFALAFAVKVPMWPFHTWLPDAHVEAPTSGSVILAGVLLKMGTYGFLRFCLPLFPQASLAFAPWMFTLAVIGILYGAWVSTVQADIKKLVAYSSVSHLGFVVLGLFTLNPQGLVGGIIQMVNHGLSTGALFLIVGMLYERRHTRLIADFGGLWTVMPAMSVLFLIVCLSSLGLPGLNGFVGEFLILVGTFQVNRLAAVLATAGIIFAAVYLLWMYQRVVFGPVTREENRRLADLSAREWVILGPVLALIIWIGVYPVPFTSKTEASVQALITQVQTKAAAPAALAPRTP from the coding sequence ATCTTCTTGCTCCCGCGCCGGAGCGACGCGCTGGTCAAGATCACGGCCCTCGTCACCACGCTCGTGACCTTCGCGCTGTCCGTGCCCCTCTACGCGCGCTTCGACCCCACGGCGGCCGACTACCAGTTCGTCGAGCAGGCGCCGTGGATGCCGACCCTCGGTGTCTCCTACCACCTGGGCGTGGACGGGATCAGCCTCCTCCTCGTGCTGCTCACGACCTTCCTCATGCCGCTGACGCTCTTGGCCTCGTGGGATTCGATCGAGCGGCGCTGGAAGGAATTCTCCATCACCATGCTCCTGCTCGAGACGGGGATGCTCGGCGTCTTCCTCGCCCTCGATCTCTTCCTCTTCTACGTCTTCTGGGAGGCCATGCTCATCCCGATGTACCTCATCATCGGGATCTGGGGCGGACCGAACCGCGTCTACGCGGCCATCAAGTTCATCCTCTACACGCTGACGGGCTCGCTCCTCATGCTGGTGGCCATCCTCGCCCTCTACTTCCTGCACGGGACGGCCACGGGTATCTACACGTTCGACCTGCCCGTGATCGCCCGCTTTGTCTTGCCGGCCGGACGGGTCCAGGATCTCCTCTTCCTGGCGTTCGCCCTCGCCTTCGCCGTCAAGGTGCCCATGTGGCCGTTCCATACGTGGCTGCCCGACGCCCACGTGGAAGCCCCCACCTCGGGCAGCGTCATCCTGGCCGGGGTGCTCCTGAAGATGGGCACATACGGCTTCCTACGCTTCTGCCTACCCCTCTTTCCGCAGGCCAGCCTCGCCTTCGCGCCGTGGATGTTCACCCTCGCCGTCATCGGTATCCTGTACGGGGCCTGGGTCTCCACCGTTCAGGCCGACATCAAGAAGCTCGTCGCCTACTCGAGCGTGAGCCATCTGGGCTTCGTGGTCCTCGGCCTCTTCACCCTCAATCCGCAAGGCCTGGTGGGCGGCATCATCCAGATGGTCAACCATGGCCTGTCCACGGGCGCCCTCTTCCTGATCGTGGGCATGCTCTACGAGCGCCGACACACGCGCCTCATCGCGGATTTCGGCGGCCTGTGGACGGTCATGCCCGCCATGTCCGTGCTCTTCCTCATCGTGTGTCTCTCTTCGCTCGGCCTGCCCGGACTCAATGGCTTCGTCGGGGAGTTCCTGATCCTGGTCGGTACGTTCCAGGTCAACCGACTGGCCGCCGTGCTGGCCACGGCCGGCATCATCTTCGCCGCCGTCTATCTTCTGTGGATGTACCAGCGGGTGGTCTTCGGTCCCGTGACTCGCGAGGAGAACCGGCGGCTCGCGGACCTGTCGGCTCGCGAGTGGGTCATCCTGGGGCCGGTGCTGGCCCTGATCATCTGGATCGGCGTGTACCCGGTGCCCTTCACGAGCAAGACCGAGGCGAGCGTGCAGGCCCTCATCACCCAGGTGCAGACCAAGGCCGCCGCCCCCGCCGCCCTGGCCCCTCGCACTCCATGA